A single region of the Pararhodospirillum photometricum DSM 122 genome encodes:
- a CDS encoding undecaprenyl-diphosphate phosphatase: protein MTLLLFVIATLLQGLSEFLPVSASSHVLGLAAVGWAPTLGPQGAFGVALGGLLALGLFFHADLTMMVRGTARRLIKGKRNPGATLAGQLALASLPVALVGALVERYALLDGVISLALVGWTTLIVGVLLWVADWMNMTVKRVEHLNGLDLLLVGVFQALALVPGVGRAAAVMTAARFVGCERRAAFRLASLLALPVLVGVAGLEGTRVVSAGLSLWSPVVGIAGALGVGSGLICLGALWAWLRRRTFAPFAHYRVGLGTVLLLLAYIAPLWPW from the coding sequence GTGACTCTCCTTCTTTTTGTGATCGCCACCCTCTTGCAGGGCTTGAGCGAGTTTCTGCCCGTGAGTGCCTCTTCCCACGTCCTGGGTCTGGCCGCGGTCGGATGGGCCCCCACCCTGGGCCCCCAAGGTGCGTTCGGCGTGGCGCTGGGCGGCCTCCTCGCTCTTGGGCTGTTCTTTCACGCCGATCTCACGATGATGGTCCGCGGCACGGCACGGCGCCTGATCAAAGGCAAGCGCAACCCAGGCGCCACGTTGGCGGGACAACTGGCCCTAGCGTCCCTGCCCGTCGCCCTGGTGGGGGCCTTGGTCGAACGTTATGCCCTGCTCGACGGGGTCATCTCCTTGGCCTTGGTCGGCTGGACTACCCTGATCGTCGGGGTCTTGCTCTGGGTCGCCGACTGGATGAACATGACCGTCAAGCGCGTCGAGCACCTGAACGGCCTGGATCTCCTGCTGGTCGGCGTCTTCCAGGCCCTGGCCCTGGTGCCGGGCGTGGGACGGGCGGCCGCCGTGATGACCGCAGCGCGCTTTGTCGGTTGCGAGCGCCGGGCTGCCTTTCGGCTGGCCTCCCTCCTCGCCCTGCCCGTACTTGTCGGCGTGGCTGGCCTGGAGGGCACCCGAGTGGTCAGCGCTGGCCTGTCGCTATGGAGTCCGGTGGTCGGGATCGCCGGCGCCCTCGGCGTGGGGAGCGGGCTGATCTGTCTCGGTGCCCTGTGGGCGTGGCTGCGCCGGCGAACCTTCGCCCCCTTTGCCCATTATCGGGTCGGGCTGGGGACGGTGTTGCTGCTGCTCGCTTACATCGCGCCGCTCTGGCCTTGGTAG
- the dacB gene encoding D-alanyl-D-alanine carboxypeptidase/D-alanyl-D-alanine endopeptidase produces MPRAHAQQGPLDADALIARYGFRPDQVGFAVFDPQANAWIETHMPDQPFLPASVSKVPTTVAALEMLGPTFRWQTRFVSAAPVVDGVLKGDLYLVGDGDPTLDGPTLARLVRGLEGAGIRAVQGNFYYDDTLVATGPVIEATQPDDLAYNPGYGALSLDFNRALLSWDPKAGPRFIEAGGTPVGEGQRVRVARPGDPDAPPPGLRPHFEGVQGVVPASLAGAGEAWVLPSSWKGTGSLWLPVKHPGAYTANAARVMIQRRGIALGSPRPAAAPPQARILAVIESAPLYDVVAKVLKTSNNLVAEMIGLATTRRLTGQVLPLAESAAVVNRLFAGSLAGVDWSSFRLANHSGLSPESRATPRQIATILDYAQRHAFHGLDYAALLPRRPWHNSDDDEGPAPGSVGTTGQVPVWAKTGTVYYGRGLAGFLVAGSGRLLTFAIFVSDFDKREAFDRLNRHDSAADVRAARAWLGRARALERDLADLWRARH; encoded by the coding sequence GTGCCCCGCGCCCATGCCCAGCAGGGCCCCCTGGATGCCGATGCGCTGATTGCCCGCTACGGCTTTCGCCCCGATCAGGTGGGGTTCGCCGTGTTCGATCCCCAGGCCAATGCCTGGATCGAAACCCATATGCCGGATCAGCCCTTCTTGCCGGCCTCGGTGTCCAAGGTGCCGACCACGGTGGCGGCCCTCGAAATGCTGGGGCCCACCTTCCGCTGGCAAACCCGCTTTGTCAGTGCCGCCCCGGTGGTGGACGGGGTGTTGAAGGGCGATCTTTATTTGGTGGGGGACGGCGACCCGACCTTGGATGGCCCGACCCTGGCGCGTCTCGTGCGGGGGCTGGAGGGGGCCGGGATTCGGGCGGTGCAGGGCAATTTTTATTACGATGACACCTTGGTGGCGACTGGCCCGGTCATTGAAGCCACCCAGCCCGACGATCTGGCCTATAATCCCGGTTATGGCGCCTTGTCTTTGGATTTCAACCGTGCCTTGCTCAGTTGGGATCCGAAGGCCGGGCCCCGGTTCATCGAGGCCGGGGGCACCCCGGTGGGCGAGGGGCAGCGCGTGCGCGTGGCCCGGCCCGGCGATCCCGATGCGCCGCCTCCGGGGCTGCGTCCCCACTTCGAGGGGGTGCAAGGCGTGGTGCCGGCCTCCCTCGCCGGGGCCGGGGAAGCCTGGGTGTTGCCCTCGTCGTGGAAGGGGACGGGCTCCTTGTGGTTGCCGGTCAAGCATCCGGGGGCCTATACCGCCAACGCCGCCCGGGTCATGATCCAGCGCCGGGGGATTGCCCTGGGCTCGCCCCGGCCCGCTGCCGCCCCGCCGCAGGCCCGCATTCTGGCCGTCATCGAAAGCGCACCGCTCTACGACGTCGTGGCCAAGGTGCTTAAGACGTCCAACAATCTGGTGGCCGAGATGATTGGTCTGGCCACCACCCGGCGCCTGACGGGGCAGGTCCTGCCGCTGGCCGAGAGTGCTGCCGTGGTCAACCGCTTGTTCGCCGGGTCGCTGGCCGGCGTTGACTGGTCGAGCTTCCGTCTTGCTAATCACTCTGGCCTCAGCCCGGAAAGCCGGGCGACACCGCGGCAGATTGCCACCATCTTGGACTACGCCCAGCGCCACGCCTTCCACGGCCTTGATTACGCCGCGCTGCTGCCGCGTCGCCCGTGGCACAACAGCGACGACGACGAGGGCCCTGCGCCCGGATCGGTGGGGACCACCGGACAGGTACCGGTCTGGGCCAAAACCGGCACGGTGTATTATGGACGGGGGCTGGCCGGCTTCCTGGTCGCCGGCTCTGGCCGGTTGCTGACCTTTGCGATTTTTGTTTCGGATTTCGACAAACGCGAGGCCTTTGACCGGCTCAACCGCCACGACTCGGCGGCCGATGTTCGCGCCGCTCGCGCTTGGTTGGGCCGGGCACGGGCCCTGGAGCGCGACCTCGCCGACCTGTGGCGGGCCCGGCATTAA